A stretch of the Mesorhizobium huakuii genome encodes the following:
- a CDS encoding YihY/virulence factor BrkB family protein: MRRSITNPWDLVRESVVGFVNDNALSHGAAMAFYATTSLAPILLIVVAIAGLVFGQDAARLALSAQISGLMGPESADLLQTALESASNRLSGSWAAVIGVATLLVAASGVFGEMQQSLNTIWKVEPQGNSLSRLLRARAASLGLVAALGFMLLVSLVASAAISALGNIINAHLPFGTIVLGTINAIVSFALISGMFAAIYKVLPDRTLEWRDVGIGAVVTAALFTFGKSLIGWYIGSSAVASSYGAAGGLLVILLWVYYSSEIFLLGAEFTRAYSVRHGSRSDLAPLVHSAVLAANVPFRATKRSDSAGVVAVLAVACASATMTALMMGLRRFHSDRDS; this comes from the coding sequence ATGCGCCGCTCGATCACAAATCCATGGGACTTGGTCAGAGAGAGCGTAGTCGGATTTGTCAATGACAATGCACTTAGTCATGGTGCGGCAATGGCTTTTTACGCGACCACCTCGTTAGCACCCATTTTGCTGATTGTGGTTGCTATCGCAGGACTGGTTTTTGGTCAGGATGCTGCAAGATTGGCTTTGTCTGCCCAGATTTCGGGGCTGATGGGCCCAGAAAGCGCGGATCTCCTTCAGACAGCACTGGAGAGCGCCTCGAATAGGTTGTCCGGAAGCTGGGCCGCGGTGATAGGGGTAGCCACCTTATTGGTGGCGGCATCCGGTGTCTTTGGGGAAATGCAGCAATCGCTAAACACGATCTGGAAGGTTGAACCTCAGGGAAATTCCCTGTCACGTCTGCTCCGCGCTCGTGCAGCAAGTCTCGGGTTGGTTGCCGCGCTCGGTTTCATGTTACTCGTGTCCCTCGTTGCCAGCGCAGCAATATCGGCGCTGGGAAATATCATCAACGCTCACCTGCCGTTTGGTACAATAGTCCTTGGCACGATCAACGCGATCGTTTCGTTTGCCCTGATCTCAGGGATGTTTGCCGCAATCTACAAAGTTTTGCCTGATCGAACCCTCGAATGGCGCGACGTGGGCATTGGCGCCGTTGTCACCGCTGCCCTGTTCACGTTCGGGAAGTCGCTTATCGGCTGGTATATCGGCTCCAGCGCGGTCGCGTCCTCATATGGGGCGGCCGGTGGGCTGCTCGTGATACTCCTCTGGGTTTACTACTCATCAGAAATTTTTCTTCTCGGCGCCGAATTCACGCGCGCCTATTCCGTTCGACACGGCAGTAGGTCGGATCTGGCCCCGCTGGTTCACAGTGCTGTGCTAGCAGCAAACGTCCCATTTCGCGCAACGAAAAGATCCGACTCTGCAGGCGTGGTCGCCGTCCTTGCGGTAGCGTGCGCGAGCGCGACGATGACCGCGCTTATGATGGGTCTCCGGCGTTTTCATTCTGACAGGGATAGCTGA
- a CDS encoding DUF1236 domain-containing protein — protein MKLHVSAAAAAFLLLAGVGIATAEDIIIQPEQETVIREYVKKQPLASVKVPGVELNIGTALPDTVELREVPNVKYRYVVIDNRTVLVDPTTHKIVKVYD, from the coding sequence ATGAAATTGCATGTCTCTGCCGCAGCTGCGGCATTTCTTCTGCTCGCAGGCGTCGGCATCGCGACGGCCGAAGACATCATTATTCAGCCGGAGCAGGAAACGGTTATCCGTGAATATGTGAAGAAGCAGCCGCTTGCGTCGGTGAAGGTTCCCGGAGTGGAACTCAACATCGGCACGGCGCTGCCCGACACCGTCGAACTTCGCGAAGTTCCCAACGTCAAATATCGCTATGTCGTGATCGACAACCGGACGGTTCTGGTCGATCCGACCACCCACAAGATCGTCAAAGTTTACGACTGA
- a CDS encoding low affinity iron permease family protein, with protein sequence MNRILFMAADFLSRPPGFYVMMVAMVLCTALVPFGMTNAVTYALSVAAIVITGVVLIQGYRDTAAIHAKLDEIVVSLRETRNDVVGLEHAEPEEIREKIAMLEQEAAQRNGRAT encoded by the coding sequence ATGAACCGCATCCTCTTTATGGCGGCCGACTTCCTTTCCCGTCCGCCAGGCTTCTACGTCATGATGGTCGCAATGGTATTGTGCACCGCGCTGGTGCCATTCGGAATGACCAACGCGGTCACCTATGCCCTTTCGGTGGCCGCCATTGTGATCACCGGTGTTGTCCTGATACAGGGCTATCGCGATACCGCCGCCATCCACGCCAAGCTCGATGAGATCGTCGTTTCGCTTAGGGAGACCAGAAACGACGTTGTCGGCCTGGAGCATGCCGAGCCAGAGGAGATCCGCGAAAAGATTGCGATGCTTGAACAAGAAGCAGCACAACGAAATGGGCGAGCCACCTGA
- a CDS encoding phage holin family protein, whose translation MDDGIDRQPFGGIFNEALEKIASLMRLDLRLLEAEMRSKASAVVSSGACGVAAGIFFVLGAFAFVEFLILAMIYFGIGAMFSCLIAGVVLIAGGLLSLYLAKRAMVGWTVTPIETVNQVRSDLAALKQGIRYGTTQR comes from the coding sequence ATGGATGATGGGATAGATCGTCAGCCCTTCGGTGGCATCTTCAACGAAGCGCTTGAAAAAATCGCCTCGTTGATGCGATTGGATTTGCGCCTGCTTGAGGCGGAAATGAGAAGCAAGGCATCGGCCGTCGTCTCCTCCGGCGCATGCGGGGTGGCAGCCGGCATCTTCTTTGTCTTGGGAGCTTTCGCTTTCGTAGAGTTTCTTATCCTGGCGATGATCTATTTTGGTATAGGCGCAATGTTTTCCTGTCTGATAGCTGGCGTCGTTTTGATTGCCGGGGGTTTGCTCTCTCTTTATTTGGCCAAGCGAGCGATGGTTGGATGGACCGTAACGCCTATCGAGACCGTCAACCAGGTGCGCAGCGATCTGGCTGCCCTGAAGCAGGGGATCCGTTATGGCACGACCCAACGATGA
- a CDS encoding sensor histidine kinase gives MTQKEARYHQILDALPVAIYTTDARGIITYFNRAAAELAGREPKIGQDQWCVTFKLFTVDGKAMPHDQCPMAITLKEGRPVRNVEAIAQRPDGSFFPFLPFPTPLRDEHGQLTGAVNMLLDLTDRKRGEDAVQHLSAIVESSFDAIVSKDLDGFIRSWNRGAERLFGYAPAEAVGQHISMLIPPDHHDEEPKILARLRRGERIESYETIRQKKDGQLVPVSLTISPVRDATGRIVGASKIARDITVTKENGHRIRMLMREVNHRVKNQYSVILSMIRETNKRTQSPNDFEKQVRARIMALSRSHDLLVSADWKGATVSDLLAAQAKPFGREDAITMEGPPIRLSPNAVQYLGIAFHELCTNSAKYGALSGSQGTIAVTWDITGEQGNRTLKLIWAENDGPQVNSIARNGFGSVVLKRVAPQALSGTGDLKYGANNVVWTLEAPAPFVEASLFDDRDTDCDLTDSGASL, from the coding sequence ATGACCCAAAAAGAGGCCCGCTACCACCAAATACTGGATGCATTGCCAGTTGCCATCTATACAACAGATGCACGAGGTATAATTACCTACTTTAACAGAGCTGCTGCCGAACTTGCCGGCCGGGAACCGAAGATCGGCCAAGATCAATGGTGCGTCACTTTCAAACTGTTCACTGTCGACGGCAAGGCAATGCCGCATGACCAATGTCCCATGGCGATCACACTCAAAGAGGGCCGCCCTGTCCGGAACGTCGAAGCAATTGCCCAGCGCCCGGATGGAAGCTTTTTTCCGTTCCTGCCGTTTCCGACTCCATTGAGGGACGAGCACGGACAGCTCACTGGCGCCGTCAACATGCTCCTGGATCTGACGGACCGTAAAAGAGGCGAAGACGCCGTCCAGCACTTATCTGCGATAGTCGAATCGTCCTTCGATGCGATTGTGAGCAAGGATTTGGACGGATTTATAAGGAGTTGGAACAGAGGCGCGGAGCGGCTGTTTGGATATGCGCCCGCCGAAGCTGTCGGGCAGCATATCAGCATGCTGATCCCACCCGACCACCACGATGAGGAGCCAAAGATCCTTGCGCGTCTAAGGCGCGGCGAGCGGATCGAGAGCTATGAGACAATCCGCCAGAAGAAGGACGGACAACTGGTCCCGGTCTCTCTGACCATTTCGCCAGTCCGTGACGCCACAGGCCGCATCGTCGGCGCTTCAAAGATAGCACGCGACATAACCGTGACCAAGGAGAACGGACATCGCATCCGGATGCTGATGCGCGAGGTCAATCACCGCGTAAAGAACCAGTACTCGGTGATCCTTTCAATGATCCGCGAGACCAACAAGCGGACCCAGAGTCCCAACGACTTTGAAAAGCAGGTGCGGGCGCGCATCATGGCCCTGTCGAGGTCTCATGATCTGTTGGTCTCGGCCGACTGGAAAGGCGCCACGGTCTCCGATCTGCTGGCGGCCCAAGCCAAACCCTTCGGCCGGGAAGACGCAATTACCATGGAAGGTCCACCGATCAGGCTCAGTCCCAATGCCGTCCAATATCTCGGCATCGCTTTTCATGAATTATGCACAAACTCTGCCAAGTATGGAGCGTTGTCCGGCAGCCAGGGCACTATCGCAGTGACTTGGGACATTACGGGTGAGCAAGGCAATCGAACATTGAAGTTGATCTGGGCTGAGAATGATGGTCCTCAGGTCAATTCAATCGCGAGAAATGGTTTTGGCAGCGTCGTGCTTAAGCGAGTTGCCCCGCAGGCATTGAGTGGAACCGGCGACCTGAAGTACGGCGCCAATAATGTGGTCTGGACGCTCGAGGCGCCGGCACCTTTCGTCGAGGCCTCACTGTTCGATGACCGCGATACGGACTGCGATTTGACGGATAGCGGCGCATCACTCTAA
- a CDS encoding phospholipase D family protein translates to MDVSITQTSADKIKAGKSGLLLISDNYDAFAARVLAARGAARTLDLMYYLWHDDHTGRLLLQEVVRAAQRGVRVRMLLDDINPRKSDAAYLALSNHPNIELRLFNPSGIRARGIMRGAEVLLRLFALTRRMHNKAWIADDNIAIVGGRNVGDAYFDAAETNFRDLDMLLLGPAVQQTGQIFQTFWVCQDAKLIGELGAAAPGSHVPYLEGSDAETESTLLSGIGDKGSIAEFIAASSDVHWVERVRVISDPPEKVRGWRPRGWLMKELLPIIQSARKRVQIVSPYFIPGKKGSKILGDLVDDGVQVAVLTNSLAATDVAAVHGAYANYRKRLLRKGVQLFELQPFSRQPKISVFGSKGASLHTKAFSVDDRIGFVGSFNFDPRSVSLNSEMGVLFEDEKLVAELRHRFKSEIAPEASYRLELKNEVLRWHGSDEGRPQTYTREPEAALFRRILAALVRHLPIESQL, encoded by the coding sequence ATGGACGTCTCGATTACGCAAACATCGGCCGATAAAATCAAAGCAGGTAAGAGCGGGCTGCTGCTGATTTCAGACAATTACGATGCGTTCGCCGCGCGTGTTTTGGCGGCAAGGGGCGCGGCTCGCACTCTTGATCTCATGTATTATCTCTGGCACGACGACCACACGGGACGCTTGCTTTTGCAGGAAGTTGTTCGGGCGGCCCAGCGGGGCGTGCGCGTCAGAATGCTGCTCGACGACATCAATCCGCGCAAGAGCGATGCCGCTTATTTGGCGCTCAGCAACCATCCAAACATCGAACTCCGATTGTTCAACCCGAGCGGCATCAGAGCGCGCGGCATCATGCGTGGCGCGGAAGTCCTCTTGCGGCTTTTTGCATTGACAAGGCGGATGCACAACAAGGCGTGGATTGCAGACGACAACATCGCCATCGTCGGTGGGCGCAATGTCGGCGATGCCTATTTTGACGCGGCGGAGACGAATTTCCGTGACCTCGACATGCTGCTCCTCGGTCCCGCCGTCCAGCAAACCGGGCAAATCTTCCAGACTTTCTGGGTATGCCAGGATGCTAAGCTAATAGGTGAACTCGGTGCAGCCGCGCCAGGCTCGCATGTCCCCTATTTGGAGGGAAGCGACGCGGAAACCGAGTCGACGCTTTTGAGCGGTATCGGAGACAAGGGCTCCATCGCCGAGTTCATAGCGGCGAGCAGTGACGTGCATTGGGTCGAGCGCGTGCGGGTGATCTCCGACCCTCCGGAGAAGGTCCGAGGCTGGAGACCGCGCGGTTGGCTGATGAAGGAGTTGCTCCCAATCATCCAGTCGGCGCGCAAGCGCGTGCAAATTGTGTCCCCGTATTTTATCCCCGGTAAGAAGGGTTCAAAAATCCTCGGCGACCTCGTCGACGACGGGGTGCAAGTCGCTGTTTTGACCAACTCCTTGGCCGCGACCGATGTCGCCGCCGTCCACGGAGCCTATGCCAACTATCGCAAGCGCTTGCTCAGAAAGGGCGTGCAGCTTTTCGAGCTTCAGCCCTTTAGCCGGCAGCCCAAGATCTCCGTATTTGGATCCAAAGGCGCCAGCCTGCACACCAAAGCGTTCAGCGTCGACGACCGCATCGGTTTCGTCGGATCCTTCAACTTCGATCCGCGGTCCGTATCGTTGAATTCGGAAATGGGCGTGCTTTTTGAGGACGAGAAGCTGGTCGCGGAACTGCGACATCGGTTCAAATCGGAGATAGCGCCGGAAGCGAGCTACCGGCTCGAACTGAAGAACGAAGTTCTGCGCTGGCATGGCAGCGATGAAGGCAGACCGCAGACCTATACTCGCGAACCCGAGGCAGCATTGTTCCGCCGCATCCTGGCTGCCCTGGTCAGGCATCTCCCGATCGAATCCCAGCTTTAG
- a CDS encoding DUF768 domain-containing protein: MSARGINFLDQWIANNILETTKADVISVDELTHKLIADAKSVGIKRDEIDEEVDSLYRTILDAIVHFVPGTPE, encoded by the coding sequence ATGAGCGCACGCGGAATCAACTTCCTCGATCAGTGGATAGCCAACAACATTCTGGAAACGACGAAGGCCGACGTCATTTCCGTCGATGAACTCACACACAAACTTATCGCGGACGCGAAGTCGGTGGGCATTAAGCGGGATGAGATAGATGAGGAAGTCGATAGCCTCTATCGCACCATCCTCGACGCGATCGTCCACTTCGTGCCTGGCACGCCGGAATAG
- a CDS encoding PAS domain-containing protein — protein MKLLGYDASDYIGRDIASFHADEDAINDILARLTRGEAVERYPARLRARDGSLKHVEISSSGQFENGELVHTRCFTVDGIANQIRRAGDDPKRGPLPPNTGCIASCHLYNRCTRYNYLL, from the coding sequence TTGAAACTGTTGGGGTATGACGCCTCCGATTACATCGGTCGTGACATCGCTAGCTTCCACGCTGATGAGGACGCCATTAATGATATCCTCGCTCGTCTTACGCGCGGCGAAGCCGTCGAGCGCTATCCCGCTAGGCTCCGCGCCCGTGACGGCTCCCTTAAGCACGTGGAAATAAGTTCAAGCGGCCAGTTCGAAAACGGCGAACTCGTGCATACGCGTTGTTTCACTGTCGACGGTATCGCAAATCAAATCCGTCGAGCGGGCGATGACCCAAAAAGAGGCCCGCTACCACCAAATACTGGATGCATTGCCAGTTGCCATCTATACAACAGATGCACGAGGTATAATTACCTACTTTAA